The following coding sequences lie in one Scatophagus argus isolate fScaArg1 chromosome 9, fScaArg1.pri, whole genome shotgun sequence genomic window:
- the LOC124064729 gene encoding trypsin-3 isoform X1, with protein sequence MKAFIFLALLAVAYAAPIDDEDDKIVGGYECRKNSVPYQVSLNVGYHFCGGSLISSTWVVSAAHCYKSRIQVRLGEHNIAVNEGTEQFINSAKVIRHPRYNSRNLDNDIMLIKLSKPATLNSYVRTVSLPSSCAGAGTRCLISGWGNTSSSGSNYPDRLMCLDAPILSDTSCKSSYPGQITSNMFCAGFLEGGKDSCQGDSGGPVVCNGQLQGVVSWGYGCAQRNNPGVYTKVCNYNSWIRNTMSSN encoded by the exons ATGAAGGCTTTCATTTTCCTGGCTCTGCTCGCAGTGGCAT ACGCCGCCCCCATCGATGATGAGGATGACAAGATTGTCGGAGGCTACGAGTGCAGAAAGAACTCTGTGCCCTACCAGGTCTCTCTGAATGTTGGCTACCACTTCTGTGGAGGCTCCCTGATCTCCAGCACCTGGGTGGtgtctgctgctcactgctACAAGTC CCGCATCCAGGTGCGTCTTGGTGAGCACAACATTGCTGTCAATGAGGGCACTGAGCAGTTCATCAACTCTGCCAAGGTCATCCGTCACCCTCGCTACAACAGCCGCAACCTGGACAACGACATCATGCTGATCAAGCTGAGCAAGCCCGCCACCCTGAACAGCTATGTCCGCACCGTGTCCCTGCCCTCCAGCTGTGCCGGTGCTGGAACCCGCTGCCTGATCTCTGGATGGGGCAACACCAGCAGCTCTGGAA GCAACTACCCTGATCGTCTGATGTGCCTGGATGCCCCCATCCTGAGCGACACCAGCTGCAAGTCCTCCTACCCTGGTCAGATCACCTCCAACATGTTCTGTGCTGGATTCCTCGAGGGAGGCAAGGACTCCTGCCAG GGAGACTCTGGCGGCCCTGTGGTGTGCAACGGTCAGCTGCAGGGTGTGGTGTCCTGGGGTTATGGCTGCGCCCAGAGGAACAACCCTGGAGTCTACACCAAGGTCTGCAACTACAACTCCTGGATTCGCAACACCATGTCCTCCAACTAA
- the LOC124064729 gene encoding trypsin-3 isoform X3, giving the protein MKYFILLALFAAAFAAPIEDDKIVGGYECRKNSVPYQVSLNVGYHFCGGSLISSTWVVSAAHCYKSRIQVRLGEHNIAVNEGTEQFINSAKVIRHPRYNSRNLDNDIMLIKLSKPATLNSYVRTVSLPSSCAGAGTRCLISGWGNTSSSGSNYPDRLMCLDAPILSDTSCKSSYPGQITSNMFCAGFLEGGKDSCQGDSGGPVVCNGQLQGVVSWGYGCAQRNNPGVYTKVCNYNSWIRNTMSSN; this is encoded by the exons ATTGTCGGAGGCTACGAGTGCAGAAAGAACTCTGTGCCCTACCAGGTCTCTCTGAATGTTGGCTACCACTTCTGTGGAGGCTCCCTGATCTCCAGCACCTGGGTGGtgtctgctgctcactgctACAAGTC CCGCATCCAGGTGCGTCTTGGTGAGCACAACATTGCTGTCAATGAGGGCACTGAGCAGTTCATCAACTCTGCCAAGGTCATCCGTCACCCTCGCTACAACAGCCGCAACCTGGACAACGACATCATGCTGATCAAGCTGAGCAAGCCCGCCACCCTGAACAGCTATGTCCGCACCGTGTCCCTGCCCTCCAGCTGTGCCGGTGCTGGAACCCGCTGCCTGATCTCTGGATGGGGCAACACCAGCAGCTCTGGAA GCAACTACCCTGATCGTCTGATGTGCCTGGATGCCCCCATCCTGAGCGACACCAGCTGCAAGTCCTCCTACCCTGGTCAGATCACCTCCAACATGTTCTGTGCTGGATTCCTCGAGGGAGGCAAGGACTCCTGCCAG GGAGACTCTGGCGGCCCTGTGGTGTGCAACGGTCAGCTGCAGGGTGTGGTGTCCTGGGGTTATGGCTGCGCCCAGAGGAACAACCCTGGAGTCTACACCAAGGTCTGCAACTACAACTCCTGGATTCGCAACACCATGTCCTCCAACTAA
- the LOC124064729 gene encoding trypsin-3 isoform X4: MKYFILLALFAAAFAAPIEDDKIVGGYECRKNSVPYQVSLNVGYHFCGGSLISSTWVVSAAHCYKSRIQVRLGEHNIAVNEGTEQFINSAKVIRHPRYNSRNLDNDIMLIKLSKPATLNSYVRTVSLPSSCAGAGTRCLISGWGNTSSSGSNYPDRLMCLDAPILSDTSCKSSYPGQITSNMFCAGFLEGGKDSCQGDSGGPVVCNGQLQGVVSWGYGCAQRNNPGVYTKVCNYNSWIRNTMSSN; encoded by the exons GCTACGAGTGCAGAAAGAACTCTGTGCCCTACCAGGTCTCTCTGAATGTTGGCTACCACTTCTGTGGAGGCTCCCTGATCTCCAGCACCTGGGTGGtgtctgctgctcactgctACAAGTC CCGCATCCAGGTGCGTCTTGGTGAGCACAACATTGCTGTCAATGAGGGCACTGAGCAGTTCATCAACTCTGCCAAGGTCATCCGTCACCCTCGCTACAACAGCCGCAACCTGGACAACGACATCATGCTGATCAAGCTGAGCAAGCCCGCCACCCTGAACAGCTATGTCCGCACCGTGTCCCTGCCCTCCAGCTGTGCCGGTGCTGGAACCCGCTGCCTGATCTCTGGATGGGGCAACACCAGCAGCTCTGGAA GCAACTACCCTGATCGTCTGATGTGCCTGGATGCCCCCATCCTGAGCGACACCAGCTGCAAGTCCTCCTACCCTGGTCAGATCACCTCCAACATGTTCTGTGCTGGATTCCTCGAGGGAGGCAAGGACTCCTGCCAG GGAGACTCTGGCGGCCCTGTGGTGTGCAACGGTCAGCTGCAGGGTGTGGTGTCCTGGGGTTATGGCTGCGCCCAGAGGAACAACCCTGGAGTCTACACCAAGGTCTGCAACTACAACTCCTGGATTCGCAACACCATGTCCTCCAACTAA
- the si:dkeyp-84f3.9 gene encoding zinc finger protein 445 isoform X1, with the protein MGSKMSFSRGSSDQNTVSELTSVASHPRSSVHAPSDCKQIPEDKRCSEEGLDSRWGEEMKAAELTQPAIEFHSSGHSESDGPVNSETVGEINCQHSEHITPQVGMEAKSQVKAASVSSASRGRRVEVRRRRGRPRKRRPLLTEGKKDPESAGQDVVQYKEINTTVPLPTCLENHNNGNVPDTVDGPLFNNLPHEDIPGPHTVSDGKVEDSGPVLSKRKRGRPRKTEIAAVAKAAAANVPNTNNVSGPVRRLRSRGEQHPATSEGKTESDSKEVSKKIEITPTECNNTLNFQGVRRRRRRAKLTDQQVPAKVSRLDVSQEASSVLSNDTCCGERTETDKQVDLNTDKQEADKDRKDDQHYPQSGEEHEQQTEQKEDPLPQTELPSPPSPEPKVVPSEDLNHVNLVNPFQSDDPEIKQSAETNGIEEAQLENSLESPKNANLQATESSGTDVVAASPEQPPQPVEVLPAVKAENIEVALDHVTPVSESNSPTSLQYNDNSAVRSEVQYSQQNTFRRKRGGKRRRRISNVLLQRAQLIEGHGGSSDTQKTDSGDVNKEGNANDNVNVIYIKKGGKTLLKCGYCGQTFKFLSQFVIHQRVHTGERPFKCPECGKGFSKNSNLNLHLKTHRKNNMYQKCPLCKIKFSCSEYASHMKTHAHVLTQDSESNKSEKHSRGNDHEDGPAPHRPVSPEKKERKVCQYCGKTFRFPSALIRHVRVHTGEKPYKCDICGKAFGQAYFLRVHELTHWSVKRYNCTRCEKSFTHYSNAKNHICKPSGSSDELQPSRRAKPPLTYTCHICKNVFDSLQEFNSHMRAHTGAKLYRCVYCDKLFGVLSEFSSHHSQCRGGRPASSSAIKEEETMSLIQYTVPALRYSSSHNSASPLTPANCETQKKKASRKKRIANLKKPFQSTVIPSHPLSHLVSKLNELDNRSDPRKYLCPSCGRLFRHMGRLRAHMLTHAPGQSYTCACCGKTLENWKKLWHHQRVHRQRRGRFTCPRCGRGFRFVELYKKHMSEHPEFQWIQVRPKKVFLPYQCEQCRCSFKTLDLLFNHQLCHSSTQDSQKDSDFDLSIDDHTSQSNKKMLSPPADNCVVTLHPEPEEKAFPLSPLIKLSNPVPQEPSPPPKSSFVQNHDLGLDKTSLCPGNTLSVQDIETSYETTGEHSQGKPITPLRTVKKHVARTSSISNESSDDVRCAVCGNAYSVISDLYQHYLQHARGEV; encoded by the exons ATGGGGAGTAAAATGTCCTTCAGCAGAGGAAGCAGTGACCAAAATACAGTCTCTGAGTTAACCTCTGTGGCATCGCATCCTCGCAGTTCCGTTCATGCCCCTTCAGACTGCAAGCAG aTACCTGAAGACAAGAGATGCAGTGAGGAAGGCTTGGACTCCAGGTGGGGAGAAGAAATGAAGGCAGCAGAACTGACTCAACCTGCAATTGAATTCCACTCATCGGGGCACTCGGAGTCTGATGGCCCTGTTAACTCCGAAACAGTAGGCGAAATAAATTGTCAGCACAGTGAACACATAACGCCCCAGGTAGGGATGGAAGCAAAGTCTCAAGTGAAAGCTGCAAGTGTGTCATCTGCAAGCCGTGGACGGCGTGTGGAGGTCCGCAGAAGACGTGGGCGCCCTCGTAAAAGAAGGCCGTTGCTGACTGAAGGCAAAAAAGATCCAGAGTCTGCTGGTCAGGATGTAGTGCAGTACAAGGAGATCAACACAACAGTACCGTTGCCAACATGCTTAGAGAACCACAACAATGGTAATGTGCCCGACACAGTAGACGGCCCGCTTTTCAATAATTTACCTCATGAGGACATACCTGGTCCTCACACTGTCTCTGATGGTAAAGTAGAAGACAGTGGACCTGTgctgtcaaaaagaaaaagaggaagaccaagaaaaacagaaattgcAGCAGTTGCTAAGGCCGCTGCTGCCAATGTTCCTAATACTAATAATGTAAGCGGTCCTGTGCGGAGACTGAGGAGTAGGGGAGAACAGCACCCTGCAACTTCGGAAGGAAAGACAGAATCCGATAGCAAGGAAGTCTCCAAGAAGATTGAAATTACTCCTACAGAATGTAATAATACATTGAACTTTCAAggtgtgagaagaagaagaagaagggctAAACTGACTGATCAGCAAGTTCCAGCTAAAGTGTCCAGACTGGATGTTTCCCAGGAAGCCTCGTCAGTGTTGAGCAATGACACGTGCTGTGGggagagaacagagacagaTAAGCAGGTGGACctcaacactgacaaacaagAGGCTGATAAAGATAGGAAGGACGATCAACACTACCCACAGTCTGGAGAGGAACAtgagcagcagacagaacaaaagGAAGATCCATTACCACAAACAGAACTGCCTTCCCCGCCATCACCTGAGCCTAAAGTTGTTCCCTCAGAGGATTTGAACCATGTGAATTTGGTGAACCCTTTTCAGAGTGATGACcctgaaataaaacagtcagCTGAAACGAATGGCATTGAGGAGGCCCAATTAGAAAACAGTCTTGAATCTCCAAAGAACGCAAACTTGCAGGCTACAGAATCCTCTGGCACAGATGTTGTAGCAGCATCCCCCGAACAGCCACCTCAGCCCGTTGAGGTCCTCCCTGCTGTGAAGGCTGAGAATATAGAGGTAGCACTGGATCATGTAACTCCTGTGTCAGAGTCAAATAGTCCCACATCTTTACAATACAATGACAACAGCGCAGTTAGATCTGAGGTTCAGTACAGTCAGCAAAACACTTTCAGGCGCAAGAGAGGTGgcaagagaaggaggaggataagtaatgttttattacagagaGCACAACTGATAGAAGGCCATGGAGGCAGTAGTGACACTCAAAAAACAGACAGTGGTGATGTAAATAAGGAGGGCAACGCAAATGACAACGTAAATgtcatttatattaaaaaaggggggaaaacaCTGTTGAAATGTGGTTACTGCGGTCAGACATTTAaatttctctctcagtttgtcaTCCATCAGCGCGTTCATACAGGAGAAAGACCTTTCAAATGTCCTGAATGTGGCAAAGGTTTTAGCAAAAATTCTAACTTAAATCTTCATCTCAAGACGCACAGAAAGAACAACATGTATCAAAAATGTCCACTTTGCAAGATCAAATTCTCCTGCTCTGAGTATGCCTCTCATATGAAGACGCATGCACATGTGCTGACCCAGGACTCTGAGAGCAACAAATCTGAAAAGCACAGCCGAGGGAACGACCATGAAGACGGTCCTGCACCTCACAGGCCAGTTTccccagaaaagaaagagagaaaagtgtgCCAGTACTGTGGCAAAACATTCCGATTTCCATCTGCCCTCATAAGACACGTGCGCGTCCACACTGGAGAGAAGCCTTATAAATGTGATATATGTGGTAAAGCTTTCGGTCAGGCCTATTTCCTCCGTGTTCATGAGCTGACACACTGGTCTGTGAAGCGTTACAACTGCACGCGTTGTGAGAAATCATTCACTCATTATAGCAATgcaaaaaatcacatttgtaaACCCTCGGGAAGCAGTGACGAGTTACAGCCCAGCAGACGAGCAAAGCCTCCGCTAACGTATACGTGCCACATCTGCAAGAATGTTTTTGACAGTCTGCAAGAGTTCAACAGCCACATGAGGGCCCACACTGGTGCGAAGCTCTATCGCTGCGTGTATTGTGACAAGCTGTTTGGTGTGCTGTCAGAATTTAGCTCCCATCACAGTCAGTGCAGAGGCGGGAGACCCGCCTCCAGTTCTGCGattaaagaggaagagacaatgTCACTAATACAGTACACAGTGCCCGCACTTAGGTATTCATCAAGTCACAATTCAGCGTCTCCTCTCACACCTGCAAATTGTGAAACgcagaaaaaaaaggccagCCGCAAGAAACGCATTGCTAATTTAAAGAAGCCGTTCCAGTCAACGGTGATACCATCTCACCCTCTCTCACACCTCGTGTCAAAGTTAAACGAACTAGATAACCGTTCTGACCCCAGGAAATATTTATGTCCCAGCTGTGGGCGACTGTTTAGACACATGGGCAGACTCCGGGCCCACATGCTCACCCACGCACCGGGTCAAAGTTACACCTGTGCCTGTTGTGGTAAGACTTTAGAAAACTGGAAAAAACTGTGGCATCATCAGAGAGTCCACCGACAGAGACGTGGGCGCTTCACGTGTCCTCGGTGTGGACGAGGTTTTCGGTTTGTGGAGCTATACAAGAAACACATGAGTGAGCACCCAGAGTTCCAGTGGATTCAGGTGAGGCCTAAGAAAGTGTTTCTGCCTTATCAGTGTGAACAGTGCAGATGCAGCTTTAAGACTCTTGATTTGTTGTTCAATCACCAGCTTTGTCATTCCTCAACTCAAGACTCGCAAAAggattctgattttgatttgtCCATAGACGATCATACTTCACAGTCTAACAAGAAAATGTTGAGCCCTCCTGCAGACAACTGCGTAGTGACGCTGCATCCAGAACCTGAGGAAAAAGCCTTTCCTCTGAGCCCCTTAATCAAATTATCAAATCCAGTTCCTCAAGAGCCGTCTCCACCACCCAAGAGTTCATTTGTCCAAAATCACGATTTGGGTTTGGATAAGACTTCCCTTTGTCCAGGCAACACACTTTCAGTCCAAGATATAGAAACGAGTTATGAAACAACAGGTGAACATTCACAAGGAAAACCCATTACTCCTTTGAGAACTGTGAAAAAACACGTTGCCCGAACTTCTAGCATTTCAAATGAATCTTCAGACGACGTTAGGTGCGCTGTGTGTGGTAATGCATATTCTGTCATTTCAGACCTTTATCAGCATTATTTGCAACATGCAAGAGGTGAAGTGTAA
- the si:dkeyp-84f3.9 gene encoding zinc finger protein 184 isoform X2, protein MKAAELTQPAIEFHSSGHSESDGPVNSETVGEINCQHSEHITPQVGMEAKSQVKAASVSSASRGRRVEVRRRRGRPRKRRPLLTEGKKDPESAGQDVVQYKEINTTVPLPTCLENHNNGNVPDTVDGPLFNNLPHEDIPGPHTVSDGKVEDSGPVLSKRKRGRPRKTEIAAVAKAAAANVPNTNNVSGPVRRLRSRGEQHPATSEGKTESDSKEVSKKIEITPTECNNTLNFQGVRRRRRRAKLTDQQVPAKVSRLDVSQEASSVLSNDTCCGERTETDKQVDLNTDKQEADKDRKDDQHYPQSGEEHEQQTEQKEDPLPQTELPSPPSPEPKVVPSEDLNHVNLVNPFQSDDPEIKQSAETNGIEEAQLENSLESPKNANLQATESSGTDVVAASPEQPPQPVEVLPAVKAENIEVALDHVTPVSESNSPTSLQYNDNSAVRSEVQYSQQNTFRRKRGGKRRRRISNVLLQRAQLIEGHGGSSDTQKTDSGDVNKEGNANDNVNVIYIKKGGKTLLKCGYCGQTFKFLSQFVIHQRVHTGERPFKCPECGKGFSKNSNLNLHLKTHRKNNMYQKCPLCKIKFSCSEYASHMKTHAHVLTQDSESNKSEKHSRGNDHEDGPAPHRPVSPEKKERKVCQYCGKTFRFPSALIRHVRVHTGEKPYKCDICGKAFGQAYFLRVHELTHWSVKRYNCTRCEKSFTHYSNAKNHICKPSGSSDELQPSRRAKPPLTYTCHICKNVFDSLQEFNSHMRAHTGAKLYRCVYCDKLFGVLSEFSSHHSQCRGGRPASSSAIKEEETMSLIQYTVPALRYSSSHNSASPLTPANCETQKKKASRKKRIANLKKPFQSTVIPSHPLSHLVSKLNELDNRSDPRKYLCPSCGRLFRHMGRLRAHMLTHAPGQSYTCACCGKTLENWKKLWHHQRVHRQRRGRFTCPRCGRGFRFVELYKKHMSEHPEFQWIQVRPKKVFLPYQCEQCRCSFKTLDLLFNHQLCHSSTQDSQKDSDFDLSIDDHTSQSNKKMLSPPADNCVVTLHPEPEEKAFPLSPLIKLSNPVPQEPSPPPKSSFVQNHDLGLDKTSLCPGNTLSVQDIETSYETTGEHSQGKPITPLRTVKKHVARTSSISNESSDDVRCAVCGNAYSVISDLYQHYLQHARGEV, encoded by the coding sequence ATGAAGGCAGCAGAACTGACTCAACCTGCAATTGAATTCCACTCATCGGGGCACTCGGAGTCTGATGGCCCTGTTAACTCCGAAACAGTAGGCGAAATAAATTGTCAGCACAGTGAACACATAACGCCCCAGGTAGGGATGGAAGCAAAGTCTCAAGTGAAAGCTGCAAGTGTGTCATCTGCAAGCCGTGGACGGCGTGTGGAGGTCCGCAGAAGACGTGGGCGCCCTCGTAAAAGAAGGCCGTTGCTGACTGAAGGCAAAAAAGATCCAGAGTCTGCTGGTCAGGATGTAGTGCAGTACAAGGAGATCAACACAACAGTACCGTTGCCAACATGCTTAGAGAACCACAACAATGGTAATGTGCCCGACACAGTAGACGGCCCGCTTTTCAATAATTTACCTCATGAGGACATACCTGGTCCTCACACTGTCTCTGATGGTAAAGTAGAAGACAGTGGACCTGTgctgtcaaaaagaaaaagaggaagaccaagaaaaacagaaattgcAGCAGTTGCTAAGGCCGCTGCTGCCAATGTTCCTAATACTAATAATGTAAGCGGTCCTGTGCGGAGACTGAGGAGTAGGGGAGAACAGCACCCTGCAACTTCGGAAGGAAAGACAGAATCCGATAGCAAGGAAGTCTCCAAGAAGATTGAAATTACTCCTACAGAATGTAATAATACATTGAACTTTCAAggtgtgagaagaagaagaagaagggctAAACTGACTGATCAGCAAGTTCCAGCTAAAGTGTCCAGACTGGATGTTTCCCAGGAAGCCTCGTCAGTGTTGAGCAATGACACGTGCTGTGGggagagaacagagacagaTAAGCAGGTGGACctcaacactgacaaacaagAGGCTGATAAAGATAGGAAGGACGATCAACACTACCCACAGTCTGGAGAGGAACAtgagcagcagacagaacaaaagGAAGATCCATTACCACAAACAGAACTGCCTTCCCCGCCATCACCTGAGCCTAAAGTTGTTCCCTCAGAGGATTTGAACCATGTGAATTTGGTGAACCCTTTTCAGAGTGATGACcctgaaataaaacagtcagCTGAAACGAATGGCATTGAGGAGGCCCAATTAGAAAACAGTCTTGAATCTCCAAAGAACGCAAACTTGCAGGCTACAGAATCCTCTGGCACAGATGTTGTAGCAGCATCCCCCGAACAGCCACCTCAGCCCGTTGAGGTCCTCCCTGCTGTGAAGGCTGAGAATATAGAGGTAGCACTGGATCATGTAACTCCTGTGTCAGAGTCAAATAGTCCCACATCTTTACAATACAATGACAACAGCGCAGTTAGATCTGAGGTTCAGTACAGTCAGCAAAACACTTTCAGGCGCAAGAGAGGTGgcaagagaaggaggaggataagtaatgttttattacagagaGCACAACTGATAGAAGGCCATGGAGGCAGTAGTGACACTCAAAAAACAGACAGTGGTGATGTAAATAAGGAGGGCAACGCAAATGACAACGTAAATgtcatttatattaaaaaaggggggaaaacaCTGTTGAAATGTGGTTACTGCGGTCAGACATTTAaatttctctctcagtttgtcaTCCATCAGCGCGTTCATACAGGAGAAAGACCTTTCAAATGTCCTGAATGTGGCAAAGGTTTTAGCAAAAATTCTAACTTAAATCTTCATCTCAAGACGCACAGAAAGAACAACATGTATCAAAAATGTCCACTTTGCAAGATCAAATTCTCCTGCTCTGAGTATGCCTCTCATATGAAGACGCATGCACATGTGCTGACCCAGGACTCTGAGAGCAACAAATCTGAAAAGCACAGCCGAGGGAACGACCATGAAGACGGTCCTGCACCTCACAGGCCAGTTTccccagaaaagaaagagagaaaagtgtgCCAGTACTGTGGCAAAACATTCCGATTTCCATCTGCCCTCATAAGACACGTGCGCGTCCACACTGGAGAGAAGCCTTATAAATGTGATATATGTGGTAAAGCTTTCGGTCAGGCCTATTTCCTCCGTGTTCATGAGCTGACACACTGGTCTGTGAAGCGTTACAACTGCACGCGTTGTGAGAAATCATTCACTCATTATAGCAATgcaaaaaatcacatttgtaaACCCTCGGGAAGCAGTGACGAGTTACAGCCCAGCAGACGAGCAAAGCCTCCGCTAACGTATACGTGCCACATCTGCAAGAATGTTTTTGACAGTCTGCAAGAGTTCAACAGCCACATGAGGGCCCACACTGGTGCGAAGCTCTATCGCTGCGTGTATTGTGACAAGCTGTTTGGTGTGCTGTCAGAATTTAGCTCCCATCACAGTCAGTGCAGAGGCGGGAGACCCGCCTCCAGTTCTGCGattaaagaggaagagacaatgTCACTAATACAGTACACAGTGCCCGCACTTAGGTATTCATCAAGTCACAATTCAGCGTCTCCTCTCACACCTGCAAATTGTGAAACgcagaaaaaaaaggccagCCGCAAGAAACGCATTGCTAATTTAAAGAAGCCGTTCCAGTCAACGGTGATACCATCTCACCCTCTCTCACACCTCGTGTCAAAGTTAAACGAACTAGATAACCGTTCTGACCCCAGGAAATATTTATGTCCCAGCTGTGGGCGACTGTTTAGACACATGGGCAGACTCCGGGCCCACATGCTCACCCACGCACCGGGTCAAAGTTACACCTGTGCCTGTTGTGGTAAGACTTTAGAAAACTGGAAAAAACTGTGGCATCATCAGAGAGTCCACCGACAGAGACGTGGGCGCTTCACGTGTCCTCGGTGTGGACGAGGTTTTCGGTTTGTGGAGCTATACAAGAAACACATGAGTGAGCACCCAGAGTTCCAGTGGATTCAGGTGAGGCCTAAGAAAGTGTTTCTGCCTTATCAGTGTGAACAGTGCAGATGCAGCTTTAAGACTCTTGATTTGTTGTTCAATCACCAGCTTTGTCATTCCTCAACTCAAGACTCGCAAAAggattctgattttgatttgtCCATAGACGATCATACTTCACAGTCTAACAAGAAAATGTTGAGCCCTCCTGCAGACAACTGCGTAGTGACGCTGCATCCAGAACCTGAGGAAAAAGCCTTTCCTCTGAGCCCCTTAATCAAATTATCAAATCCAGTTCCTCAAGAGCCGTCTCCACCACCCAAGAGTTCATTTGTCCAAAATCACGATTTGGGTTTGGATAAGACTTCCCTTTGTCCAGGCAACACACTTTCAGTCCAAGATATAGAAACGAGTTATGAAACAACAGGTGAACATTCACAAGGAAAACCCATTACTCCTTTGAGAACTGTGAAAAAACACGTTGCCCGAACTTCTAGCATTTCAAATGAATCTTCAGACGACGTTAGGTGCGCTGTGTGTGGTAATGCATATTCTGTCATTTCAGACCTTTATCAGCATTATTTGCAACATGCAAGAGGTGAAGTGTAA